In Trichocoleus desertorum ATA4-8-CV12, a single genomic region encodes these proteins:
- a CDS encoding zf-HC2 domain-containing protein — translation MLQRDRFELLSAYLDGEVTAAERKQVEEWLATDPVVKRLYTRLLELRQGLQSMPIPAASQSVEQTVDAVFKRVNRRPKQILLWGGAAVAALFVGAVSGFLPGSDAFRPQFAQSPIEGSGATQNAQLPSSASSVNSDALMIALDQPVVQIPKAPVSMPAAASGDIYNDSNANIR, via the coding sequence ATGCTCCAACGCGATCGCTTTGAATTATTGAGTGCTTACCTAGATGGTGAAGTCACCGCCGCAGAACGTAAGCAAGTCGAAGAGTGGCTAGCAACAGACCCAGTTGTAAAGCGCTTGTATACTCGCTTGCTAGAACTTCGCCAAGGCTTGCAATCAATGCCAATACCTGCCGCAAGCCAATCCGTAGAGCAAACAGTGGATGCTGTGTTTAAGCGGGTTAATCGTCGGCCTAAGCAAATTCTGCTTTGGGGTGGTGCAGCGGTTGCAGCTTTGTTTGTCGGTGCGGTTTCAGGCTTCTTGCCTGGTAGTGATGCGTTCAGGCCTCAGTTTGCCCAGTCACCGATTGAAGGGTCGGGTGCGACTCAAAACGCGCAACTGCCAAGCTCAGCATCATCCGTTAATTCTGATGCTTTGATGATCGCGTTAGACCAGCCCGTGGTGCAAATTCCTAAGGCTCCGGTTTCTATGCCCGCCGCTGCAAGTGGTGACATTTATAACGATTCCAACGCCAATATTCGCTAA
- a CDS encoding sigma-70 family RNA polymerase sigma factor: MSHSLPVSWSTVEANPPQVPVQPEKLSNYDLILQCQEGLRPDRSAFAELMRRYQSHVERVLYHLAPDWQDRSDLAQEVWIRVYRNVKRLNDPVKFRGWLSRIATNLFYDELRKRKRVSEPLSLDAPRAMDDGEMDWEIASADPGPEEHLTTREFYDQLHEAIADLPEVFRTTIVLREIEGMAYEEIAEITGVSLGTVKSRIARARQRLQSQLQNYLDGQ; the protein is encoded by the coding sequence ATGAGTCACTCCCTTCCTGTATCCTGGTCCACGGTTGAGGCGAATCCTCCTCAAGTGCCAGTGCAACCCGAAAAACTCTCAAACTACGATTTAATTTTGCAGTGTCAGGAAGGGCTGCGGCCCGATCGCTCGGCATTTGCTGAATTAATGCGGCGCTATCAATCCCATGTAGAGCGGGTGCTGTATCACCTTGCTCCCGATTGGCAGGATCGCTCAGATCTGGCTCAAGAAGTCTGGATTCGGGTTTACCGCAACGTCAAACGCTTAAATGATCCAGTCAAGTTCCGGGGTTGGCTCAGCCGCATTGCCACCAACTTGTTCTATGACGAACTACGGAAGCGTAAGCGGGTCTCAGAGCCTCTATCTCTAGACGCGCCGCGAGCGATGGATGACGGCGAAATGGATTGGGAGATCGCTTCTGCTGATCCAGGCCCAGAAGAACACTTAACGACCCGCGAGTTTTACGACCAACTTCATGAGGCGATCGCTGATTTGCCAGAAGTTTTCCGCACTACCATTGTGTTGCGCGAAATTGAAGGCATGGCTTACGAAGAAATTGCCGAGATTACAGGCGTTTCCTTGGGTACTGTAAAGTCAAGAATTGCTCGTGCTAGACAGCGCTTGCAGTCCCAATTGCAGAATTATTTAGATGGTCAGTAA
- a CDS encoding gamma-glutamylcyclotransferase: protein MDFLKVFVYGTLKPGEVNYQRYCAGKVVAATPAIARGQLFALSLGYPAMTTGTQTVHGFLLSFDDTAILSRLDALEDFVPRRSPEKNEYQREVITVFDAEGQPLDDAWAYLMHPQRIQQLRGVLLPSGIWSAKSLQVE, encoded by the coding sequence ATGGATTTCTTGAAAGTCTTTGTCTACGGCACCCTGAAGCCCGGAGAGGTGAATTATCAGCGCTACTGTGCAGGTAAAGTCGTAGCGGCAACGCCCGCGATCGCCCGTGGTCAGCTCTTTGCTCTATCCTTGGGCTACCCAGCCATGACCACCGGAACTCAGACAGTACATGGGTTTTTGCTTAGCTTTGATGACACAGCTATCTTGTCCCGCTTGGATGCTTTAGAAGATTTTGTGCCAAGGCGATCGCCAGAGAAAAACGAATATCAGCGAGAAGTCATTACCGTTTTTGATGCAGAGGGGCAACCTTTGGATGATGCTTGGGCTTACCTCATGCATCCTCAGCGCATTCAACAACTTCGAGGCGTCTTACTACCCAGTGGAATTTGGAGTGCTAAAAGTTTGCAAGTTGAGTAA